The following coding sequences are from one Treponema bryantii window:
- a CDS encoding BspA family leucine-rich repeat surface protein has translation MKKTLKLILLAALILNLLLGCSQPQSDSSTLDYNNYTLMEGEFVNRKFRNLGGEEAIAFLPSKTAPSKDDKIEYIDSEQKKIAVWFDKNNKTLYFYAKNVTTENAEKKIFLNENSSLLFSNLRQLLTIDLSCFDTTNVTDMSWMFYTCDALTELDLSSFDTSKVTDMDLMFCQCTALLKLDISNFDTSKVTNMRDMFYYCKALTKLDLSNFDTSNVTDMHGMFSACEALTEIHISNFDTSKVTDMGYMFYGCSALSTLDLSNFDTSNVTNMQCMFPGCSALNTLNLSNFNTSKVTDMSHMFFDCEVLTKLDLSNFDTSKVTNMRNMFSYCEALTKLYISNFDTSNVTDMASMFNHCQVLTDLDLSNFDTSKVTDMHGMFSACKVLTEIHISNFDTSNVTDMAYMFNNCNVITELDLSIFDTSKVTDMEQMFYGCGNLQIIYVSNNFTTKNLSKNDNKMFWACSELTGGKGTTYNSKYSSAVYARIDGGENLPGYFTDIADKI, from the coding sequence ATGAAAAAAACTCTAAAATTGATACTACTTGCTGCACTCATATTAAATTTATTGTTGGGCTGCTCTCAGCCTCAGTCCGATTCCAGTACACTAGACTATAATAATTATACACTTATGGAAGGAGAATTCGTAAACAGAAAATTTCGGAATCTGGGAGGGGAAGAAGCAATTGCGTTTCTTCCAAGCAAAACAGCTCCGTCAAAAGATGATAAAATCGAATACATAGACAGTGAGCAAAAAAAAATTGCTGTATGGTTTGATAAAAATAATAAAACTCTTTATTTTTATGCAAAAAATGTTACAACAGAAAATGCTGAAAAGAAAATATTTTTAAATGAGAATTCCAGCCTTTTATTTTCTAACTTAAGACAGCTTTTAACCATTGACTTATCATGTTTTGATACCACAAATGTAACTGATATGAGCTGGATGTTTTATACTTGTGACGCCTTAACTGAACTTGATCTTTCAAGTTTCGACACAAGCAAGGTTACTGATATGGATCTTATGTTTTGTCAATGTACAGCTTTATTAAAACTAGACATCTCCAATTTTGATACCAGCAAGGTAACTAATATGAGAGATATGTTTTATTACTGTAAAGCTCTAACAAAACTTGACCTTTCAAATTTTGACACCAGCAATGTAACTGATATGCATGGTATGTTTTCTGCATGTGAAGCATTAACAGAAATTCACATTTCAAATTTTGACACTAGCAAGGTTACTGATATGGGTTATATGTTTTATGGATGTAGCGCATTGAGTACGCTTGACCTTTCAAATTTTGACACCAGCAATGTTACTAATATGCAATGTATGTTTCCTGGATGTAGTGCATTGAATACGCTTAACCTTTCCAATTTTAACACCAGCAAGGTTACTGATATGTCTCATATGTTTTTTGACTGTGAAGTTCTAACAAAACTTGATCTTTCAAATTTTGACACCAGCAAGGTTACTAATATGCGAAATATGTTTTCTTACTGTGAAGCTCTAACAAAACTATACATCTCCAATTTTGATACCAGCAATGTTACTGATATGGCATCTATGTTTAATCACTGTCAAGTTCTAACAGACCTTGACCTTTCAAATTTTGACACCAGCAAGGTAACTGATATGCATGGTATGTTTTCTGCATGTAAAGTATTAACAGAAATTCACATTTCAAATTTTGACACCAGCAATGTTACTGATATGGCTTATATGTTTAATAACTGTAATGTTATAACAGAACTTGATCTTTCAATTTTTGACACCAGCAAGGTTACTGATATGGAGCAAATGTTCTATGGTTGTGGTAACTTACAAATAATATATGTATCAAATAATTTTACAACAAAAAATCTCTCTAAAAATGATAACAAGATGTTCTGGGCTTGCTCCGAGCTTACAGGAGGCAAAGGAACTACTTACAATAGCAAATACTCGTCTGCAGTTTATGCACGCATAGACGGCGGCGAGAATTTGCCAGGCTATTTTACAGATATTGCTGACAAGATATAG